One window of the Chryseotalea sp. WA131a genome contains the following:
- the ruvC gene encoding crossover junction endodeoxyribonuclease RuvC codes for MEKKTIKENLKSAKERIVLGLDPGTNVMGYAIILIKGNQLTLLQYGVINMGKYGDHALKLKKIFDRVLGLVDEYKPDEVALEAPFFGKNVQSMLKLGRAQGVAMSAALYREVPITEYAPKKVKQSVTGNGNASKEQVARMLMQIFSIKELPKLLDASDALAVAVCHHYSKGIAASNRKKVASWGAFLKENPKRLKAVVK; via the coding sequence ATGGAGAAAAAAACAATCAAAGAAAACCTGAAGTCTGCAAAGGAGCGAATTGTTTTAGGGCTCGACCCCGGCACGAATGTAATGGGTTATGCCATCATTCTTATCAAAGGCAATCAATTAACGCTTTTACAATATGGTGTTATCAACATGGGCAAGTATGGCGACCATGCGCTGAAGCTTAAAAAAATATTTGACCGTGTGCTCGGGCTGGTAGACGAATACAAGCCGGATGAAGTAGCGCTAGAAGCTCCTTTCTTCGGGAAAAATGTTCAATCTATGCTCAAGCTTGGGCGCGCGCAAGGGGTGGCGATGTCTGCCGCACTTTACCGAGAAGTGCCCATTACTGAATACGCACCTAAAAAAGTAAAGCAATCCGTAACCGGAAATGGAAATGCCAGCAAAGAGCAAGTAGCCAGAATGCTGATGCAGATTTTTTCAATCAAAGAATTGCCCAAACTATTAGACGCCAGCGATGCACTGGCGGTAGCGGTTTGCCATCACTATTCCAAAGGGATTGCAGCCAGCAATCGAAAAAAAGTTGCATCGTGGGGTGCCTTTTTGAAGGAGAATCCTAAGAGATTAAAAGCTGTTGTGAAATG
- a CDS encoding biopolymer transporter ExbD, with protein MPRATPEIPNASMADIAFLLLTFFLVTTTINNDKGLSIGLPPPPDPNQNQEVKMQEKNIFKIQVNSSDNLLVEGEPMTDVTDLKEMIKKFITNNGADPASSENPEKAIISFKTDRGTSHKRFVEILDICQGAYYDIYAEQAGVSNKEFRDAASLISSDPEKKALYEKGKAGYPMNISIAEPTKVGN; from the coding sequence ATGCCACGCGCTACTCCAGAAATACCTAATGCATCCATGGCCGATATCGCTTTTTTGTTGTTGACCTTCTTTTTGGTTACCACAACAATCAATAACGATAAGGGCTTGAGCATTGGTTTACCTCCTCCTCCTGATCCTAACCAGAATCAGGAAGTGAAAATGCAGGAGAAGAATATTTTTAAAATCCAAGTCAACTCTTCTGACAACTTGCTGGTGGAAGGCGAGCCCATGACGGACGTGACGGATTTGAAGGAAATGATAAAGAAATTCATCACCAACAATGGTGCTGACCCCGCCAGCTCAGAAAACCCTGAGAAGGCTATCATCTCTTTTAAAACGGATCGCGGTACCAGTCACAAGCGATTTGTGGAAATATTGGATATCTGCCAAGGTGCCTATTATGACATCTATGCCGAGCAAGCTGGTGTTTCAAACAAAGAGTTTAGAGACGCAGCTTCTCTTATATCATCTGACCCTGAAAAGAAAGCTTTGTACGAGAAAGGCAAAGCAGGCTATCCAATGAACATTTCTATTGCGGAGCCAACCAAAGTTGGAAATTAA
- a CDS encoding PP2C family protein-serine/threonine phosphatase produces MPEAALRKKLEKKELELNSLLEITQAINNNVSEDSLYKIFKFTLRSNLQLTKLALFVRDQIWNCKVNFGTTANFMKSKLDSRFEMVKRIHQMTEFEQCPFHEFDMVIPIAHKGETLALVFVGGLNHQPNSPELEENVKFIQALSNIIVVAIENMKLANQQLQQEAFRKELEIASDVQQFLFPEKLPNTEHLKIEASYLPHDIIGGDYYDYIPINKNQFLICVADVSGKGIPAALMMSNFQASLRTLLRQTPNLTEIVEALNYQVFDNAKGEKFITFFGAIYDINLRTMVYVNAGHNPPLLFDKKNGVRLLEDGSTVLGAMQSLPFINEGFITDLAEFTLLAYTDGVTETSNDEGVEFGQQALIDYFEMNNQKELSTIHQDIIVQLDGFKGRNSYRDDITLLTCRVE; encoded by the coding sequence ATGCCCGAAGCTGCCCTACGTAAAAAATTAGAAAAGAAAGAACTGGAACTCAATTCTTTGCTGGAGATAACACAGGCTATTAATAATAACGTTTCAGAAGATTCCCTTTATAAGATTTTTAAGTTCACCCTCCGTTCAAATTTGCAACTTACCAAGTTGGCTCTTTTTGTGCGCGATCAAATTTGGAATTGTAAAGTAAACTTTGGCACCACGGCCAACTTTATGAAATCGAAGCTGGACAGCCGTTTTGAAATGGTGAAGCGCATCCACCAGATGACGGAGTTTGAACAATGCCCATTCCACGAGTTTGACATGGTCATCCCCATCGCGCATAAAGGCGAAACACTTGCATTGGTTTTTGTGGGTGGATTAAACCATCAACCCAATTCACCAGAGTTGGAAGAGAACGTGAAGTTTATTCAGGCACTAAGTAATATCATTGTGGTGGCCATCGAGAATATGAAGTTGGCCAATCAACAACTACAACAAGAAGCCTTTCGCAAAGAATTGGAGATCGCCAGCGATGTACAGCAGTTTCTTTTTCCAGAAAAATTACCAAATACCGAACACCTAAAAATTGAAGCCAGTTATTTGCCTCATGATATTATTGGTGGCGATTATTACGACTACATCCCCATCAACAAGAATCAATTTTTGATTTGCGTTGCCGATGTCAGTGGTAAGGGAATTCCTGCCGCACTGATGATGAGTAATTTTCAAGCTTCGTTGCGAACACTATTGCGACAAACACCTAACCTCACTGAAATTGTGGAAGCACTTAATTACCAAGTGTTCGACAATGCGAAAGGCGAAAAGTTCATTACTTTTTTTGGGGCGATTTACGATATCAATTTGCGAACAATGGTCTATGTCAATGCTGGCCATAATCCGCCCCTATTATTCGATAAGAAAAACGGTGTGCGATTGCTTGAAGACGGCAGCACGGTGCTTGGTGCCATGCAGTCGTTGCCTTTTATCAACGAAGGTTTTATTACAGATTTGGCTGAATTTACGCTATTGGCCTATACCGATGGTGTAACAGAAACTAGCAACGATGAGGGAGTCGAATTTGGCCAACAGGCTTTGATTGATTATTTTGAAATGAATAACCAAAAAGAGTTGAGCACCATCCACCAAGACATTATTGTACAGCTAGATGGCTTCAAGGGCCGTAATAGCTACCGCGATGATATCACCTTGTTGACTTGTCGAGTTGAGTGA
- a CDS encoding MFS transporter, with translation MTAIKNNPRIIRAWCAYDWANSVYSLVITSAIFPIYYQAMAKGENGSDIVSFLFWSDIPNSALYSYSLSFSFLIITPLLPLLSGLADFAGKKKFFMKMFCTIGSMACVGMFFFDKTNLGWGIACIIFASIGYSGSLVFYDAFLPEIATEDQFDRISAKGYSWGYYGGVVLLVMCLALIQFHEAIGFKDKQDTMVRFSFLLVGVWWIGFAQIPFALLPEEMRKAKATIGQGYRELANVWKSFAENQDLKKYILAFFFFNMGVQTVMYMAATFGAKELKLADNKLILTVLLIQLVAAVGAHVFARLSGSMGNKKVLIMMIVFWVFICIDAYFVYTEWQFYALACAVGVVMGGIQSLSRATYTKLIPKGSIDTASYFSFFDVTFNLSIVVGTFTYGFIEHLTGSMRNSTLAIAVFFVLGLLLLTQVRSPSIMKKND, from the coding sequence ATGACCGCAATCAAAAATAATCCCCGTATTATCCGTGCTTGGTGTGCCTATGATTGGGCAAATTCAGTGTATTCATTGGTCATCACCTCGGCTATTTTCCCAATCTATTATCAGGCCATGGCCAAAGGGGAGAATGGCAGCGATATCGTGTCTTTTTTGTTTTGGTCAGATATCCCAAACTCTGCATTGTATTCCTATTCGCTTTCTTTTTCCTTTCTCATCATCACACCTTTGCTCCCCTTGTTATCAGGCCTGGCAGATTTTGCTGGCAAGAAAAAATTTTTCATGAAAATGTTTTGTACCATTGGCAGCATGGCCTGTGTGGGAATGTTCTTCTTTGATAAAACAAATTTGGGTTGGGGCATTGCTTGTATCATTTTTGCAAGCATCGGTTATTCCGGCAGCTTGGTTTTTTACGATGCTTTTTTGCCTGAGATTGCCACCGAAGACCAATTCGATCGGATCAGCGCCAAAGGGTACAGTTGGGGGTATTATGGTGGAGTGGTGTTGTTGGTAATGTGTTTGGCACTCATCCAATTTCACGAAGCCATTGGTTTTAAAGATAAACAAGATACAATGGTTCGTTTTTCATTTTTGTTGGTAGGTGTTTGGTGGATTGGTTTTGCACAAATTCCGTTTGCCTTATTGCCAGAAGAGATGCGAAAGGCAAAAGCCACCATTGGACAAGGTTACCGAGAGCTTGCCAACGTATGGAAAAGCTTTGCTGAAAATCAGGATTTAAAGAAATATATTTTAGCGTTTTTCTTTTTCAACATGGGTGTGCAAACGGTAATGTACATGGCCGCTACCTTTGGTGCGAAAGAATTAAAACTAGCGGACAACAAATTGATTTTAACTGTTTTGCTAATCCAATTGGTAGCGGCAGTAGGCGCCCATGTGTTTGCACGATTGTCGGGGAGCATGGGGAACAAAAAGGTTTTGATCATGATGATCGTCTTTTGGGTTTTTATTTGCATTGATGCCTACTTCGTTTACACCGAATGGCAATTTTATGCCTTGGCTTGTGCGGTAGGAGTGGTGATGGGCGGCATCCAGTCGCTTTCGCGAGCAACTTACACCAAACTAATTCCCAAGGGCTCCATCGATACGGCATCGTACTTTAGTTTTTTTGATGTCACCTTTAATCTTTCGATTGTGGTAGGCACATTTACCTATGGGTTTATTGAACACCTTACGGGAAGTATGCGAAACAGTACCCTGGCGATAGCCGTCTTTTTTGTGTTGGGTTTGTTGCTGTTGACTCAGGTAAGGTCTCCATCAATTATGAAAAAGAATGATTAA
- a CDS encoding diacylglycerol kinase family protein produces MNHFFKSFQYAWQGLKLAMAEQRNLRFHLVIALLVIVLSFVLQISFIEWCIIIVCIGMVISAELFNSAIEKWVDVVSPERNKKAGDIKDISAAAVLILAIMAVIIGCIIFGKQLLLP; encoded by the coding sequence ATGAACCACTTCTTCAAAAGTTTTCAGTATGCCTGGCAGGGATTAAAACTTGCCATGGCCGAGCAGCGGAACTTGCGCTTTCATTTGGTTATTGCTTTGCTGGTAATCGTTCTAAGTTTTGTTCTTCAAATTTCCTTTATTGAATGGTGTATCATTATTGTCTGTATAGGAATGGTCATCTCAGCAGAGCTTTTTAACTCTGCCATCGAAAAGTGGGTTGATGTGGTCAGCCCGGAGCGAAATAAAAAAGCAGGCGACATCAAAGACATTTCCGCGGCAGCGGTTTTGATATTAGCCATCATGGCAGTTATTATCGGCTGCATTATCTTTGGCAAACAGTTACTTTTGCCATAA
- a CDS encoding biopolymer transporter ExbD, whose translation MSKFKKKAEVKQDIPTSSMPDVVFILLFFFMVTTEMRETTINVKQQLPRAAQLRKLERKTLVASLYIGQPTKASDGTDEKIQANDVFIDTRDIIKWVNEEKAKLDEVEREAITISLKVDSEAKRGIIADVETELRKGNARKVLYTASENAAKKLLN comes from the coding sequence ATGTCAAAGTTTAAGAAAAAAGCAGAAGTAAAGCAGGACATCCCTACCTCATCAATGCCCGATGTGGTGTTCATTTTGCTATTCTTCTTCATGGTGACCACCGAAATGCGCGAAACCACCATTAACGTGAAGCAACAATTGCCGCGAGCTGCTCAGCTCCGAAAATTGGAGCGAAAGACATTGGTGGCCAGTTTGTACATCGGTCAACCAACCAAAGCCAGCGATGGTACTGACGAAAAAATTCAAGCCAACGATGTTTTTATTGATACCCGCGATATCATTAAGTGGGTAAATGAGGAGAAAGCAAAGTTGGATGAAGTAGAGCGTGAAGCAATCACCATTTCCCTTAAAGTGGATAGTGAGGCCAAGCGCGGCATTATCGCTGACGTGGAAACGGAACTGCGAAAAGGAAATGCACGCAAGGTTCTTTACACGGCATCCGAGAATGCAGCAAAAAAACTACTGAACTAA
- a CDS encoding asparaginase has protein sequence MSYKKININTASPGQAQAKVMIVYTGGTFGMVRNKEGALMPFDFALILEHLPTLRNLYLDLTVVSFDEPIDSSNIQPSHWQTIGQIIFDHYVEQDGFVVLHGTDTMSFTASALSFMLQGLAKPVVLTGAQLPISEPRSDARENLITSLEIAAAKKNGRPVVPEVCLFFDYELLRGNRSKKVESRHFDAFESSNYPPLAKAGVMIDYNNGQIHVPQKERPFKLRTHFDTNVAILKFFPGISENVVNSILKTEGLKALVIETYGSGNAPAIHWLKKLLKTSIDNGLLILNITQCPGGRVEQGKYETSQWLKEIGVVSGADMTLEAAVTKLMILLGEQGVEKAKELIGKPIAGEITI, from the coding sequence ATGTCCTACAAGAAAATCAATATCAACACGGCATCACCAGGTCAAGCACAAGCCAAGGTAATGATAGTGTACACGGGTGGCACGTTTGGCATGGTGCGAAACAAAGAAGGTGCACTGATGCCATTTGACTTTGCCTTGATTTTAGAACACCTGCCCACCTTGCGAAATCTGTATTTGGATTTGACAGTGGTGTCTTTTGATGAACCGATTGACTCGTCCAATATCCAACCATCGCATTGGCAAACCATCGGGCAAATCATTTTTGATCATTATGTTGAGCAAGATGGTTTTGTAGTGTTGCATGGAACCGATACGATGTCGTTCACCGCTTCGGCATTAAGTTTTATGCTACAAGGGTTAGCAAAGCCAGTGGTGCTCACGGGTGCTCAACTGCCCATCAGCGAGCCGCGTTCGGACGCGCGCGAGAATTTGATAACATCATTGGAGATAGCAGCCGCAAAAAAAAACGGACGCCCGGTTGTGCCAGAAGTCTGCTTGTTTTTTGATTATGAATTGTTGCGCGGCAACCGAAGCAAGAAAGTGGAGAGCCGCCATTTCGATGCCTTTGAATCGAGCAATTACCCTCCGCTGGCCAAAGCTGGAGTAATGATTGACTATAATAATGGACAAATACACGTTCCACAAAAAGAAAGACCATTCAAACTTCGCACCCATTTCGATACCAACGTGGCCATTCTTAAATTCTTTCCGGGGATTAGTGAAAACGTAGTCAATTCAATTTTAAAAACAGAAGGATTAAAGGCATTGGTAATTGAAACCTATGGTTCGGGCAATGCTCCAGCGATTCATTGGCTAAAGAAATTGTTAAAGACTTCAATCGACAACGGTTTGTTAATACTTAATATTACCCAATGCCCGGGCGGTCGAGTAGAACAAGGAAAGTATGAAACCAGTCAGTGGTTAAAGGAGATTGGCGTTGTCAGTGGTGCCGACATGACCCTAGAAGCTGCGGTAACCAAGTTGATGATTCTATTGGGCGAACAAGGAGTGGAAAAAGCAAAGGAGTTGATTGGGAAACCAATAGCGGGAGAGATTACTATTTAA
- a CDS encoding glycosyltransferase encodes MTLYFLIIFGIYFVLVLAFLVGWFIAIQSDTKNLVEGRFITVIVPFRNEEKCILDLLNSIAKQTYPPNLFEVICIDDDSTDASKSKVELFCQQHSNFKCIQLGDGMVGKKKAITLGILQSKGELIVTTDADCTVSPQWLEKINSKFSNQTQLLIGAVKIESNGTFFSKLQATEFASLIGSGFATSAYQLPTMANGANLAFRKQAFDEVNGYAGSFEIASGDDEHLMRKIKMAFPNSIQVLAQPEAIVSTQPQPSLNDFVQQRVRWAGKWKFNQSVFTRLLAVFVLLFQVSWLALILFFAFGKTNSQVSMGLILTKIFLEFLFLYAVQLFLKMKWQWMPFFALQLLYPMYVVFVAVRSNFLHPNWKDRTV; translated from the coding sequence ATGACTCTCTACTTTTTAATCATATTCGGAATCTACTTCGTGCTCGTGCTTGCCTTTCTGGTTGGCTGGTTTATAGCGATTCAATCCGATACCAAAAATTTAGTTGAGGGGCGTTTCATCACCGTCATTGTGCCGTTTAGAAACGAGGAGAAATGTATTTTAGATTTACTTAACTCCATTGCCAAACAAACCTATCCTCCAAATTTATTTGAAGTGATTTGTATAGATGATGATTCTACTGATGCTTCGAAATCAAAAGTAGAACTCTTCTGCCAGCAACATTCAAATTTTAAATGTATCCAGTTGGGTGATGGAATGGTTGGGAAAAAGAAAGCCATCACGCTGGGCATACTACAAAGTAAGGGAGAGCTTATCGTCACAACAGATGCAGACTGTACGGTAAGTCCTCAATGGTTGGAAAAGATAAATTCAAAATTTTCAAATCAAACCCAGCTATTGATAGGTGCCGTTAAAATTGAATCGAACGGTACTTTCTTTTCGAAATTGCAGGCCACGGAGTTTGCCAGTTTGATTGGGTCAGGTTTTGCCACATCGGCCTACCAATTACCCACCATGGCCAATGGTGCCAACCTAGCCTTTCGAAAGCAAGCATTTGATGAAGTAAATGGCTATGCGGGAAGTTTTGAGATTGCTTCGGGAGATGACGAGCATCTGATGCGTAAAATTAAAATGGCTTTCCCTAATTCCATTCAGGTATTGGCACAACCTGAAGCAATTGTTTCAACCCAGCCACAACCTTCTTTGAATGACTTTGTTCAACAACGTGTTCGGTGGGCTGGTAAGTGGAAGTTCAATCAATCGGTCTTTACTCGACTTTTGGCGGTATTTGTTCTACTATTTCAAGTTAGTTGGTTGGCACTGATTTTATTTTTTGCTTTTGGAAAAACGAACTCACAAGTGAGCATGGGATTGATTCTTACCAAAATATTTCTGGAGTTTCTTTTTTTATATGCCGTTCAGTTGTTTCTGAAAATGAAATGGCAGTGGATGCCTTTTTTTGCGTTGCAACTTCTTTACCCGATGTATGTTGTGTTTGTGGCGGTTAGATCTAATTTCCTCCATCCAAATTGGAAAGACCGAACGGTTTAG
- a CDS encoding GIY-YIG nuclease family protein — MQIVYILKCSDNTYYTGCTHNLDARLERHSKGYVEYTKTRLPIELVFYCGFKTKENAFAFEKYLKSGSGIAFRNKHFLSQLNPTPSLDGNKD, encoded by the coding sequence ATGCAAATCGTTTACATTCTAAAATGCTCTGACAACACCTACTACACTGGATGCACACATAATTTAGATGCACGTCTAGAAAGACATAGTAAGGGATATGTTGAATACACCAAAACAAGGCTTCCTATCGAATTGGTTTTCTATTGCGGCTTTAAGACCAAAGAAAATGCTTTTGCTTTTGAAAAGTACCTAAAGTCTGGTTCTGGAATAGCTTTTAGAAATAAACACTTCCTATCTCAACTGAATCCTACACCCTCATTAGATGGAAACAAAGATTAA
- a CDS encoding MotA/TolQ/ExbB proton channel family protein, whose amino-acid sequence MKKLVTILAFIGVLAFGATKSMAQVTDSASQTAAPAATVTEAASDAVPAEEGERTFHQELKKQFIDGDPRYMWPILIVFILGLAIAIERIIMLNLATTNTKKLLGQIEDALSKGGIEAAKEITKNTRGPVASIFTQGLMRSSEGVEMVEKSVVSYGGVEMGRLESGLIWISLCISLGPMLGFFGTVVGMVGAFEAIEAAGDMSPSIVAGGMKVALITTVGGLVVGMVLQVLYNYCVSKIDSLVNTMENASISLIDILVKHKLTK is encoded by the coding sequence ATGAAAAAATTAGTAACGATTTTAGCTTTTATTGGAGTGCTGGCATTTGGCGCTACCAAATCAATGGCACAAGTAACAGACAGTGCCTCTCAAACAGCCGCTCCTGCTGCAACTGTAACTGAAGCAGCTTCTGACGCAGTACCGGCAGAAGAAGGAGAACGCACATTTCATCAAGAACTCAAAAAGCAATTCATTGATGGCGATCCAAGATACATGTGGCCAATTTTGATTGTGTTTATTCTTGGTTTGGCCATAGCAATTGAGCGTATTATTATGCTTAACCTAGCTACTACTAACACTAAAAAATTATTGGGCCAAATTGAGGATGCATTGTCGAAAGGTGGAATAGAAGCTGCCAAGGAAATTACTAAAAATACACGTGGCCCTGTGGCCTCTATCTTTACGCAAGGTTTGATGCGCTCAAGCGAAGGTGTGGAAATGGTAGAGAAATCAGTTGTTTCTTATGGCGGTGTGGAAATGGGTCGCTTGGAGTCTGGTTTGATCTGGATTTCATTGTGTATCTCATTGGGCCCTATGCTTGGTTTCTTCGGAACAGTTGTTGGGATGGTGGGCGCTTTTGAGGCTATTGAAGCGGCTGGTGACATGTCACCATCTATTGTAGCCGGTGGTATGAAAGTGGCCTTGATCACAACTGTGGGCGGTCTAGTAGTAGGTATGGTGCTGCAAGTATTGTATAACTATTGTGTATCAAAAATTGATAGTTTGGTGAATACTATGGAGAATGCCTCAATTTCATTGATTGATATTTTAGTGAAACATAAGTTAACAAAATAA
- a CDS encoding ABC transporter ATP-binding protein, whose protein sequence is MIKVSNLLYQYKGADKQIRFPDFEVPTGETSLLLGESGSGKTTLLHLIGGLLRSQVGNILIAGSNIAQLTESALDRFRAKHIGFIFQRNHLINALSVKKNVAMAPYLAGEKSMDQRIEEVLLQLGLADKQHAKINQLSVGQAQRVAIARAMVNKPNLILADEPTSALDDTNCERAIHLLIDLAKENNATLLVATHDQRLKSIIPKQIVLPQISST, encoded by the coding sequence ATGATTAAAGTTTCCAATTTGCTGTATCAATACAAAGGTGCCGATAAGCAAATACGGTTTCCTGATTTTGAAGTGCCCACAGGCGAAACCTCTTTGTTGCTGGGTGAATCGGGCAGCGGTAAAACGACTTTGTTGCATCTGATCGGTGGGCTTTTGCGTTCGCAAGTAGGAAACATTTTAATAGCAGGTAGTAACATCGCCCAGCTAACTGAATCAGCGTTGGATCGCTTTCGCGCCAAGCACATAGGGTTTATTTTTCAAAGGAATCATTTGATCAATGCCTTATCGGTGAAGAAGAATGTGGCCATGGCTCCTTACTTGGCAGGCGAAAAATCAATGGACCAGCGAATAGAGGAAGTATTGCTTCAATTAGGTTTGGCAGATAAGCAACACGCTAAAATCAATCAGTTGAGCGTAGGGCAAGCACAACGTGTGGCCATCGCTCGAGCGATGGTAAACAAACCCAATCTGATTTTGGCCGATGAACCAACTTCGGCCTTAGATGATACCAATTGCGAACGTGCCATTCATTTGTTGATAGACTTGGCAAAGGAAAATAATGCAACGCTTTTGGTGGCCACCCACGATCAGCGCTTGAAGTCGATTATACCCAAACAGATAGTCTTACCTCAAATCAGTAGCACGTGA
- a CDS encoding TatD family hydrolase, with amino-acid sequence MDLKNIWIDTHAHIYLDEFRVDRDDMLHRADALGVKRIYMPNIDHTSIDGMLELEEKTKGTCIAMMGLHPCYIKKGFERELYLVEEWLAKRKFSAVGEIGTDLYWDKTFWEQQQEAFNLQVTWAKKYQLPIVIHCRESIDETIALLEPLLDGKLKGVFHCFSGTIEQARKITSMGFYLGLGGVATFKNGGMDKVIPDLDLDNIVLETDSPYLAPVPHRGKRNEPSFIPLIAQKICELKKVTTNELASITTLNATRLFEP; translated from the coding sequence ATGGACTTGAAAAACATTTGGATTGACACCCATGCTCATATTTATTTAGACGAGTTTAGAGTTGATAGAGACGATATGCTCCATCGAGCAGACGCGTTGGGTGTAAAAAGAATCTATATGCCCAACATCGACCACACCTCCATTGATGGCATGTTGGAATTGGAAGAAAAAACCAAAGGTACCTGTATTGCCATGATGGGCTTGCATCCATGTTATATCAAAAAAGGTTTTGAACGCGAACTTTACTTGGTGGAAGAATGGCTGGCGAAAAGAAAATTTTCGGCCGTGGGAGAGATTGGCACAGACTTGTATTGGGATAAGACTTTTTGGGAGCAGCAGCAGGAAGCATTTAACTTGCAGGTTACTTGGGCAAAAAAATACCAACTGCCAATTGTCATTCATTGCAGAGAATCCATTGACGAAACCATTGCCCTGCTCGAACCACTTTTGGATGGAAAATTGAAAGGCGTATTCCATTGCTTTTCAGGAACGATTGAGCAAGCAAGGAAAATTACATCCATGGGTTTTTACTTGGGATTGGGAGGAGTGGCCACTTTTAAAAATGGTGGCATGGATAAAGTGATTCCGGATTTGGACTTGGATAATATAGTGTTGGAAACGGATAGTCCGTACTTGGCGCCCGTTCCGCATCGTGGTAAACGCAACGAACCTTCCTTCATCCCATTGATTGCCCAAAAAATTTGTGAGTTGAAGAAGGTAACAACAAATGAATTGGCATCCATCACTACTTTAAATGCTACCCGACTTTTTGAACCATGA
- a CDS encoding polysaccharide deacetylase family protein, translating to MLIYRTPSFLPWIFSNLLWRVETKAKEIYLTFDDGPIPGPTEFVLDTLKQFNAKATFFCIGENISKHPEIFQQVIIEGHAVGNHTFNHMKGWSTSTEKYVSNVELCANEIREKLPIAGYQLPVTSNKQLETSLLFRPPYGRIRPKQIKMLKGKYQIVMWDVLTSDYNISQSPEGCLKGSIKATRPGSIVVFHDSLKAERNMKYALPRYLEYFVRQGYIFKELADRR from the coding sequence ATGCTTATATACCGCACCCCTTCCTTCCTTCCATGGATATTCTCCAATCTTCTATGGCGAGTGGAAACCAAAGCCAAAGAAATTTATCTCACGTTCGATGATGGCCCCATACCCGGCCCAACTGAATTTGTGTTGGATACATTGAAGCAGTTCAATGCCAAAGCAACTTTTTTTTGCATTGGTGAAAACATTAGTAAGCATCCAGAAATATTTCAACAAGTTATTATCGAAGGCCATGCCGTAGGCAATCACACCTTCAATCACATGAAAGGATGGAGTACTTCTACAGAGAAATATGTTTCCAATGTGGAGCTGTGTGCCAATGAAATCAGAGAGAAGTTACCAATTGCTGGTTACCAATTGCCTGTAACCAGCAACAAGCAACTTGAAACTAGCCTTCTCTTCCGTCCTCCTTACGGTCGAATTCGCCCAAAGCAAATTAAAATGTTGAAAGGGAAATATCAGATTGTGATGTGGGATGTGTTGACTTCCGATTACAATATATCACAATCGCCAGAAGGATGTTTGAAAGGCAGCATCAAAGCCACCCGACCTGGGTCAATCGTTGTGTTTCATGATAGCCTAAAAGCGGAGCGAAATATGAAATACGCATTGCCGAGATATTTGGAGTATTTCGTGAGGCAGGGTTATATTTTTAAGGAATTAGCAGACAGGAGATAG